TGCGGGAATCATGATAAGGCTTGAGCCTGTCAGCATGCCTGCCGCCGCGACCTGCGGGGGCAGGCCTTTCATCGTCTTGCGCGCCCAGACACCGGCCAGCGCATAGCTGATCGTGCCGCCGATCACGGCGAGTTGTCCGAGCGAGCGGATATCAAACGACGTGAGCGCGTTCAGCCCGACCGCAGTCGCAACACCGCAGAACCCAAGCCCGACACCGATGGCCCGGCGCGGCGTCAGACGTTCGTCCGCAAAAAAGAGCGCGGCCGCGATCACACCAAAGATTGCAGTGGCAGCATTCAGGATCGAGGTGAGCCCTGTTTCGATATGCAACTGTCCCCATGCCATCAGCGAGAAGGGAATGACGTTGTTCAGCAGACCCATACCGAGGAAGGCCCCCCAGATCCGCGCCGCGCGCGGAATTGGCAGCCCCTTGATCAGCACGTAGCCCCAGAGGATCAGCATCGCCCAGCCGACCCTGTGCGCCACGGTGGTGAGCGGTCCGATTTCGTCCAGCGCAATCCGGATCGACAGGAACGACGCCCCCCAGATCACCGAAAGAAGGATGAGTTCGGCCCATGCGCGGGATGAAAGGGTCATTTGGGTGGGACGTGTTGTCATGCCTGCACCTGACCCGTGAACGATTTCCGGAACAACCCGAAAAATGCGAAAAGCCCCGGCGTTTGACCGGGGCTTTTGCAATTTGTCTTTCAGGCTGGCTTAGAACGTGTAGCCGACCTTGATACCGACGCCGATGGCATCGTTGTCCGTGAATTCTGCACGGGCTGTATCTGCTGTCGCTGGCTGGGCATCGCCCACCTTGATGTAGCGCACGCCACCGGACACTGCGATATTGTCAGTGACCTTGTATTCCGCACCAAGCGCGATCGAGTAATTGCCGTTCGACGGTGCGAGTGGCGATACCAGATCGTCATCGCTCGCCGCCTCATAGCCGACGCTGACCGAAGCCGACAGCTGATCGGTGAAACGACGACCAACACCGATGTTGTAGGCCACACCGTCGTCGATATCCGTCAGCGAGCCACCGCCTGTCGCCGCAGCGAAACCGGCTGGCGAAACGATGACGTTGGAATACTCTGCCCAGCGGATCGAACCGAAGAGCAGCGTGTCAGCGGCGATACCGGTCTGGAAGTCCAGATTGACGGCTTGCGGTGTTTCAACTGTCGTTGGCAGCGATGGTGCACCGTTTTCCGTCGTGTCGAACTCGTGCTCGATGGCGGAATGGTATGTCAGCGCAACGCGCAGCGCGATATCGGGACGCTCGTAAGCGGCACCGACGGCATAACCGTATGCCGTGTTCTGGGCGAGGCTGGTGTTGTAGCCGTTCAGCGGACCGTAGGCGAGACCTGCCAGCGTGATGTCGGCAGAGATCGTTTCCGCGCGCAGACCGGCGTGAACGCTGACGTTTTCGTTGAACTTGTAGCGCAGCAGGGCTGTGACCGCTTTGGATTCAAGCGATGCGGATGTGCCTGCCAGTGCAAGACCGCCACCATCTGCAGACGATGGGTATTCGACGTCCGCGCCATAGGGCTGATCGAAGATCACCGCATATGATAGCTGATCGTTGATGTCTGTTTTGTAGGCCAGGCTGAACTGTGTGTAGTCGTTCGCGACGTTGCCCACGTCGGTGCCGCCGAATGCGATGTTGTCTGCACCGTCGAGCGTTGGTGTGACTTTGCCGAAGGTGAGTTCTGCGTATTCGCCGTCTTCGAACAAGACGCCGATATTCTGGCCAGATCTGTCCAAGCCCAGTGCGTATGCGCTGGTTGTGGTCAGCATCAGTGCTGCGCCCACTGTTAGAACGTTTTTCATATCTCCATCCCTGTTATGAATTTCTGTGTCCTCGCGAGCACGTTAAGAAGGTGCTGACCGTGCCGTCAATTAATGACGTCACGGAAAAACCGGAACGATCAAAAGAATGTGGCAATTTCGTCGTGTGTTTAGCGCTAACGGCGCGCGCCATACCTGATGTTGATGTAATTGGCGAAAATGATGACGGCTGCGCCAAGCACGACAAGCATGCTGAGCGGTTCGTTATAAAAGAACATCCCGATCAGCGCGATCGTGGGAAGCCGGACAAAATCAATCGGCATGACGAAACTTGCCGGTGCCAGTGACAGGGCCGTCGTCAGGCAAAAATGCGCCGCAAGCCCAGCGATTCCGATCACGATAAGCCACGGGGCTGTGGTGGCGCTTGGCAAGGTGATGTCGCCGTCATAGCCCGCGCAAATCAATCCGAAGACGGCTTGCATCACGGTCAGGTAGAACATGATACAGGTGATGGATGCGCTGCGCGTCAGCCGTCTGGTGAAAATCGCCGTCAAAGCGAAGAAAACCGCGCATCCCGCCGCAGACAGCAGCGCGGGGGTGATCGGACCGCTGCCGGGCTGGGCCACGAGCAGCACACCACAAAAGCCGAGAGCGGCGCTGAATGCCCCAATCCGTGTGATCCGTTCGCCAAGGATCAGGGGCGAGAGCAGAATGACCCAGATCGGTGATGTGAATTCCAGCGCGAACAATTGCGCCAGCGGGATCAGGGGCAGGGCGTAGAACCAGAGGTTCTGGCCGACGAAATGCGTCAGATTGCGGGTAAAATGCAGCCCGATGGATACGCGGTTGATCTGGCTTAGCGTCCCTGCCGCCGCCCCGATTGCCAGCACGATAGCGATACCCGTGATGCTGCGAAACAGCATGATTTCAAAGGTATCGAGCGCAAAGCTTACCTGTCGTCCGGCAATCGTCATGGCCGAGAAAGAGATGATCGCGCCGATCATCCAGATCGCGGCACGTGTGGTTTCGGCAACCGGCATGTTTGTCAGATGGCCCCGGGCGTGTTTCAGTGGCGCAAGCCATACGGGAAATCACCATGAAAGCAATGACATTAGCGGTGCTGATCGGCCTGCTTGCAAGTGCTGCCAGTGCCGATGATCTGGACCGGATCATGCAGTCCGCCAATCGCGCGTTCGACCGGATGCCGGTCTTGCAACGTGTGGAAATGATTGCCGGGCGGTGTGGGGCCGATCAGACGGTCAATCCTGCGGTTGCCTATTGCACCAGTCAGAACACCATTTTTGCGTCTGATGCGGCCGCGACACGGCCCGAAACCGCGTATCTTTTGGCCCATACACTGGGCCATGCGGTGCAGGTCAATCACGGCGTTGCCGATGTCGCACTGGCCACCATCAACGCCAATCGCGCCGACGAGGAGGCCCTGCGTGGCGATGTCACCCGGCAAGTCGAATGCATTGCTGGGGTCATTTATAGCCGTGCCGGTCTGCCATTGGTCGACCTGGCAGACTGGTTTTCGCGCGAACCGCTGACCGATTCCCATTGGGGCCGCGATCCGCTGAGCATTGGTCCAAAGGTCAGTATCGGGCTCGACGTGCGCAATCAATGGTTCGCGCGGGGCTATCGGGGGCAGATTGCGGATTGCGCCACGCCGCGCTTTGGGGCCGATTTGTTGATCGCCGCGTTCAAAGGGTAGGTGGCGTCAGTCGATATGCCGGCGCCAAGACCGGCGATCACGTCAAGCCGTTTTGGTTGGTCGGGGTTGGTCCAGCCTTAGTGAATGGGCTGACTTCGGCCAATGTCGCAAGCTAGAGGGCAGCACAAAGAAGCGTGAGCCGCCAGAACCATCCGGTTATTCCCACTCGATCGTGCCGGGTGGTTTGGACGTGATGTCGTAGGTCACGCGGTTGATTCCCTGCACTTCGTTGATAATGCGGGTTGCTGTTTCACCGAGGAATTCATGGCTGAACGGATAGTAATCCGCTGTCATGCCGTCGACCGAGGTGACCGCGCGCAATGCGCAGGCGAAATCGTAGGTCCGTCCGTCGCCCATCACGCCGACAGTGCGGACAGGCAGAATCGCAACAAAAGCCTGCCAGATGTCATCGTAGAGCCCGTGTTTGCGGATCTGGTCGATATAGACTGCGTCGGCGCGGCGCAGGATTTCGAGTTTCTCGCGTGTGATTTCGCCGGGACAACGGATGGCAAGACCGGGGCCGGGGAACGGGTGGCGTCCGATAAAGGATTTTGGCAGGCCAAGTTCGGTGCCCAGCGCGCGGACTTCATCCTTGAAGAGTTCACGCAGCGGTTCGACCAGTTTCAGGCCCATCTTTTCGGGCAGACCGCCGACATTGTGGTGGCTTTTGATCGTAACGGATGGTCCACCGCTGAACGAGACGGATTCGATCACGTCGGGATAGAGCGTTCCCTGTGCCAAGAACTCGGCACCTTCGATGTCGTTCGCGTATTTCTGGAAGACGTCGATGAACAGGCGGCCAATGATTTTTCGCTTTGTTTCCGGATCACTTACGCCGTCAAGTTCACCCAAGAACAGATCCTGTTCGTCCGCATGGATCAGCGCCATGTTGTAATTGTCGCGGAACATGGTCACGACTTCTTCCGCTTCACCTTGTCGCAGCAGGCCGTGGTCGACGAAGACGCAGGTCAGCTGGTCACCGATTGCTTCATGGATCAGCACGGCGGCTACGGACGAATCGACGCCGCCGGAAAGCCCGCAAATGACTTTCTTGTCGCCAACCTGTT
The sequence above is drawn from the Cognatiyoonia koreensis genome and encodes:
- a CDS encoding DMT family transporter; its protein translation is MTTRPTQMTLSSRAWAELILLSVIWGASFLSIRIALDEIGPLTTVAHRVGWAMLILWGYVLIKGLPIPRAARIWGAFLGMGLLNNVIPFSLMAWGQLHIETGLTSILNAATAIFGVIAAALFFADERLTPRRAIGVGLGFCGVATAVGLNALTSFDIRSLGQLAVIGGTISYALAGVWARKTMKGLPPQVAAAGMLTGSSLIMIPAAWIVEGPLSFALTLQTWSAIGYYAVVATAFAYLLYYRVLGMAGSGNLMLCTLMIAPVAIVLGAIVLNEALPMRAYFGFAILATGLLVLNSGQKRKN
- a CDS encoding OmpP1/FadL family transporter encodes the protein MKNVLTVGAALMLTTTSAYALGLDRSGQNIGVLFEDGEYAELTFGKVTPTLDGADNIAFGGTDVGNVANDYTQFSLAYKTDINDQLSYAVIFDQPYGADVEYPSSADGGGLALAGTSASLESKAVTALLRYKFNENVSVHAGLRAETISADITLAGLAYGPLNGYNTSLAQNTAYGYAVGAAYERPDIALRVALTYHSAIEHEFDTTENGAPSLPTTVETPQAVNLDFQTGIAADTLLFGSIRWAEYSNVIVSPAGFAAATGGGSLTDIDDGVAYNIGVGRRFTDQLSASVSVGYEAASDDDLVSPLAPSNGNYSIALGAEYKVTDNIAVSGGVRYIKVGDAQPATADTARAEFTDNDAIGVGIKVGYTF
- a CDS encoding DMT family transporter — encoded protein: MPVAETTRAAIWMIGAIISFSAMTIAGRQVSFALDTFEIMLFRSITGIAIVLAIGAAAGTLSQINRVSIGLHFTRNLTHFVGQNLWFYALPLIPLAQLFALEFTSPIWVILLSPLILGERITRIGAFSAALGFCGVLLVAQPGSGPITPALLSAAGCAVFFALTAIFTRRLTRSASITCIMFYLTVMQAVFGLICAGYDGDITLPSATTAPWLIVIGIAGLAAHFCLTTALSLAPASFVMPIDFVRLPTIALIGMFFYNEPLSMLVVLGAAVIIFANYINIRYGARR
- the guaA gene encoding glutamine-hydrolyzing GMP synthase — its product is MDTHEHERLLIIDFGSQVTQLIARRLRELSVYCEIHPYQNVTDAFLKEFAPKAVIFSGGPASVIAPDSPRPPMSVFDMGVPILGICYGQQVMMQCLGGKVERGHGTAEFGRAYVTPKDKLPLLDGWFLTDREQVWMSHGDHVSEIAPGFAVYGTSPNAPFAITADTSRNFYAVQFHPEVHHTPNGAKLYENFVRLAGFSGDWTMGAYREQAIAAIREQVGDKKVICGLSGGVDSSVAAVLIHEAIGDQLTCVFVDHGLLRQGEAEEVVTMFRDNYNMALIHADEQDLFLGELDGVSDPETKRKIIGRLFIDVFQKYANDIEGAEFLAQGTLYPDVIESVSFSGGPSVTIKSHHNVGGLPEKMGLKLVEPLRELFKDEVRALGTELGLPKSFIGRHPFPGPGLAIRCPGEITREKLEILRRADAVYIDQIRKHGLYDDIWQAFVAILPVRTVGVMGDGRTYDFACALRAVTSVDGMTADYYPFSHEFLGETATRIINEVQGINRVTYDITSKPPGTIEWE